Proteins from a single region of Chromobacterium sp. ATCC 53434:
- a CDS encoding ABC transporter substrate-binding protein, with product MKILKILVLIFMIITTSSQAATLSRVRVSIEVGILENYKKWIDTAGGDCTKIETYKSIYATRAAVEMILLCQALRTGGYHGPIELVAMPNYSREVREAEQGHVDMPSESLWSIDIQPNEFYVTPPVIKQGDFEKGLYTATGKNITVKHLSDLKKYTAAMSSLWVVDWKTLKGMDLTVENVSTEDGIFDMVTSGRADFTILEFTTLPGMQQSFRGKTLFPVPGVKISLDGERSFVVSKQSPHGKMVFLVFSAGLKEMVKSGTIHRAWVESGFFNQNVESWIDLRQCCK from the coding sequence ATGAAAATATTAAAGATATTGGTATTGATTTTCATGATCATCACCACATCCAGCCAGGCCGCCACGCTGTCCAGAGTTCGGGTTTCAATTGAAGTCGGCATTCTGGAAAACTACAAGAAATGGATAGACACAGCGGGCGGTGACTGTACAAAAATAGAGACTTACAAGTCCATTTACGCCACCAGGGCAGCGGTTGAAATGATCTTGCTCTGCCAGGCGTTGCGCACAGGCGGATATCATGGCCCGATCGAACTGGTTGCCATGCCGAATTACAGCCGGGAGGTGAGAGAGGCCGAGCAAGGCCATGTCGACATGCCGTCGGAGTCCCTGTGGAGCATCGACATCCAGCCGAATGAGTTCTACGTCACGCCCCCGGTGATAAAACAGGGCGATTTTGAAAAAGGGCTATACACGGCCACAGGGAAAAACATTACCGTCAAGCATTTGAGCGATTTGAAAAAATACACGGCCGCCATGTCTTCCCTGTGGGTCGTCGACTGGAAAACCTTGAAGGGAATGGATTTGACGGTCGAGAATGTTTCAACCGAGGACGGAATATTCGACATGGTGACCAGCGGCCGAGCCGACTTCACCATTCTTGAATTCACAACCCTCCCAGGAATGCAGCAATCATTCAGGGGGAAAACCTTATTCCCCGTACCTGGCGTAAAAATATCGCTTGATGGAGAAAGATCATTTGTCGTGTCAAAGCAGTCTCCGCACGGAAAAATGGTTTTCCTCGTCTTCAGCGCCGGCCTGAAAGAGATGGTGAAATCGGGCACGATTCACAGAGCCTGGGTGGAATCTGGATTCTTCAATCAGAACGTCGAATCCTGGATCGACCTTAGACAATGCTGCAAATAA
- a CDS encoding tryptophan--tRNA ligase, translating into MSANRILSGMRPTGSLHLGHYHGVIKNWVELQHSHECFFMVADWHALTTNFDDVSIIGKSINEMVIDWLASGVDPEKSTVFVQSKVPQHAELHLALSMVTPLGWLERVPTYKDQMEKLSHKDLTTYGFLGYPLLQAADILVYKAGLVPVGEDQVPHIELTREVARRFNHMFGREPNFEELAKAAVKKIGKAGKDFDRLRTAYLQDGDAESLLKAREILAASQNLGAADRERLYGWLENKGKIILPECEAKLTAASKMPGLDGQKMSKSYGNTITMREAPETVSKKIRGMPTDPARVRRTDPGTPSLCPVWQLHEVYSDGETKEWVKAGCTTAGIGCLDCKQPVIDAVVREQQPMFERAEKYLSNPKLVAEILADGNARAEKVARETMGDVRAALGLGY; encoded by the coding sequence ATGTCCGCCAACCGCATCCTTTCCGGCATGCGCCCCACCGGCAGCCTGCACCTGGGCCACTACCACGGTGTGATCAAGAACTGGGTGGAGCTGCAGCACAGCCACGAATGCTTCTTCATGGTGGCCGACTGGCATGCGCTGACCACCAACTTCGACGACGTGTCCATCATCGGCAAGTCGATCAACGAGATGGTGATCGACTGGCTGGCTTCCGGCGTCGATCCGGAAAAATCCACCGTCTTCGTGCAGTCCAAGGTGCCGCAGCACGCCGAGCTGCATCTGGCGCTGTCGATGGTGACGCCCTTGGGTTGGCTGGAGCGGGTGCCGACCTACAAGGACCAGATGGAGAAGCTCAGCCACAAGGATTTGACCACCTACGGCTTCCTCGGCTACCCCTTGCTGCAGGCGGCCGACATCCTGGTGTACAAAGCCGGACTGGTGCCGGTCGGCGAGGACCAGGTGCCGCACATCGAGCTGACCCGCGAAGTGGCGCGCCGCTTCAACCACATGTTCGGCCGCGAGCCGAACTTCGAGGAGCTGGCGAAGGCGGCGGTGAAGAAGATAGGCAAGGCCGGCAAGGATTTCGACCGGCTGCGCACCGCCTATCTGCAGGACGGCGACGCCGAGTCGCTGCTGAAGGCGCGTGAAATCCTGGCCGCCAGCCAGAACCTGGGCGCGGCCGATCGCGAGCGGCTGTACGGCTGGCTGGAGAACAAGGGCAAGATCATCCTGCCGGAGTGCGAGGCCAAGCTGACCGCGGCGTCGAAGATGCCGGGCCTGGACGGCCAGAAGATGTCCAAGTCCTATGGCAACACCATCACGATGCGCGAGGCGCCGGAGACGGTCAGCAAGAAGATCCGCGGCATGCCGACCGATCCGGCCCGCGTGCGCCGCACCGATCCGGGCACGCCGAGCCTTTGCCCGGTGTGGCAGCTGCACGAGGTCTACAGCGACGGCGAGACCAAGGAATGGGTCAAGGCCGGCTGTACTACCGCCGGCATCGGCTGTCTGGACTGCAAGCAGCCGGTGATAGACGCCGTCGTGCGCGAGCAGCAGCCGATGTTCGAGCGCGCCGAGAAATACCTGAGCAATCCGAAGCTGGTCGCCGAAATCCTCGCCGACGGCAATGCCCGCGCCGAGAAGGTGGCGCGCGAGACGATGGGCGATGTGCGCGCCGCGCTGGGGCTGGGCTATTGA
- a CDS encoding site-2 protease family protein: protein MDFDALVRQVTIYAVPVLLAITLHEAAHAYAARRFGDDTAYLLGRMTLNPLKHIDPVGTVLLPLMTLWAGGFIFGWAKPVPVDFGALRKPREHGRWVAAAGPAANFAMLLGWTLLLKLALSGVGGYGEPLRLMSQAGIAINLSLMLLNLLPILPLDGGRIVHSLLPSNLAWRYGQTERYGMWILLLLIATGLLGKILQPFYVLMYHLLRLFF from the coding sequence GTGGATTTCGATGCTCTGGTGCGACAAGTCACCATCTACGCCGTGCCGGTGCTGTTGGCGATCACGCTGCACGAGGCGGCCCACGCCTACGCCGCGCGCCGCTTCGGCGACGACACCGCTTATCTGCTGGGGCGGATGACGCTGAATCCGCTGAAGCATATCGATCCTGTCGGCACCGTGCTGCTGCCGCTGATGACCTTGTGGGCCGGCGGTTTCATCTTCGGCTGGGCCAAGCCGGTGCCGGTCGACTTTGGCGCGCTGCGCAAGCCGCGCGAGCACGGTCGCTGGGTGGCGGCGGCCGGGCCGGCCGCCAATTTCGCGATGCTGCTGGGCTGGACCCTGCTGTTGAAGCTGGCGCTGTCCGGCGTCGGCGGCTATGGCGAGCCGCTGCGGCTGATGAGCCAGGCCGGCATCGCCATCAATTTGTCGCTGATGCTGTTGAACCTGCTGCCGATACTGCCGTTGGACGGCGGCCGCATCGTGCATAGCCTGCTGCCGTCGAACCTGGCCTGGCGCTATGGCCAGACCGAGCGCTACGGCATGTGGATTCTGCTGCTGTTGATCGCCACCGGGCTGCTGGGCAAGATCCTGCAGCCGTTTTATGTATTGATGTATCATCTGCTGCGACTGTTTTTCTAG